From the genome of Mixophyes fleayi isolate aMixFle1 chromosome 2, aMixFle1.hap1, whole genome shotgun sequence, one region includes:
- the PPP1R15B gene encoding protein phosphatase 1 regulatory subunit 15B — protein MSADVDSPSSPGLRALLGRLLHGLLPYRLFQLVGAAWSYLMRPWGLSWLSLLPSGWVVHRSVRPSELPEVLEALGLGPGAWDELGGCLEELGPWKELTTPAIEAELEILRSLKGFVSSSQQQDSWDCTLEELDCWQKAMVHSKMQNLWEPGLGSWEGFVDPNQEEDECHKNASANHSFSSNSYKLDAENGPCEAAHEKNVSQLPSSYYGMVSCILSTGSAGVFTWVDQGSEHNLQTKDVFDKISSPSEPEIEHIRNKRLWFLQQNQAQNAVTPDLEQEQDIREIEQNQKFVHMLPDTNQFVLPNQPSPSINLDMPVPEWHDGELQEMPHQSKLLTEFVLSQREVLELPGIDQECSPCDQLSVLVQKPGNIQSKYLPSPDQDQGYHSLEDWQCLNIAQYLKAGGIGTPEICEPDPHVVYNIPTELPCSDVTSLNDDQDSDDMNSDLEEDIPVPSVPICINKHIGYILGTILSSDEEDDVNSSSEDDDWDEDDGFDSEGSVSTTDSGSPVPEEAVLWNPLCTPDPYNPQNFTASLQTGTVAEENSHSVDGQEHILSDEESWCDSDAVSCSDSEDECSADEEGNLKLWNAFLKSDDPYNPMYFKASVQTSQKKKMISDTASKHSELACTNPTNCELTLISSCTGEPQILQFKKTHNVPIEESANRGHRKVTFHDKVTVYYVCNEEERKGHWEEFARDRCRFQRRIQETESTIGHCLNHDHRQRIWNRMQEKWGS, from the exons ATGAGTGCTGACGTGGACTCCCCCTCCTCTCCGGGGCTCCGGGCCCTGCTAGGCCGCCTCCTGCACGGCCTGCTCCCATACCGTCTCTTCCAGCTGGTGGGAGCTGCCTGGTCTTATCTAATGAGACCGTGGGGACTCTCCTGGCTGTCCCTACTGCCCTCCGGGTGGGTAGTGCATAGGTCAGTGCGGCCCAGTGAGTTGCCCGAGGTTCTCGAAGCGCTTGGACTGGGGCCCGGGGCCTGGGACGAGCTGGGAGGATGTCTGGAAGAGCTGGGTCCCTGGAAGGAACTTACAACTCCTGCTATAGAAGCAGAGCTGGAAATATTAAGGTCATTGAAAGGGTTTGTTTCTTCCAGCCAGCAGCAGGATTCCTGGGACTGCACGTTAGAGGAGCTGGACTGTTGGCAGAAGGCTATGGTGCACAGCAAAATGCAGAATCTTTGGGAGCCAGGGCTGGGCTCCTGGGAAGGTTTTGTAGATCCTAACCAAGAGGAAGATGAGTGCCATAAAAACGCCTCTGCCAATCATTCTTTTTCGTCTAATAGTTACAAACTTGATGCAGAGAATGGACCATGTGAAGCAGCACATGAGAAAAATGTTTCCCAGCTACCCTCCTCTTACTACGGTATGGTGTCCTGCATATTGAGTACAGGGTCAGCTGGAGTATTCACTTGGGTTGATCAAGGAAGTGAACATAACCTGCAAACTAAAGACGTCTTTGACAAAATATCTAGTCCTAGTGAGCCTGAGATTGAGCATATCCGCAACAAGAGGCTCTGGTTCCTGCAGCAGAACCAGGCCCAGAATGCTGTGACCCCTGACCTAGAACAAGAGCAAGACATTCGAGAAATTGAACAGAATCAAAAATTTGTCCATATGCTCCCTGACACAAACCAGTTTGTATTACCTAACCAGCCTAGCCCTAGCATAAATTTAGATATGCCAGTTCCTGAATGGCATGATGGTGAGCTTCAGGAAATGCCGCACCAAAGCAAACTTTTGACAGAATTTGTTTTGAGCCAGAGGGAAGTTCTAGAGCTTCCAGGTATTGATCAGGAGTGCAGTCCATGTGATCAGCTATCGGTTCTGGTGCAGAAGCCAGGCAATATCCAGAGTAAATATCTACCAAGCCCAGATCAGGACCAAGGATACCACAGTCTGGAGGATTGGCAGTGCTTGAATATTGCACAATACCTTAAGGCAGGGGGTATTGGAACACCTGAAATATGTGAGCCAGACCCTCATGTCGTATATAATATTCCTACAGAACTTCCTTGCTCTGATGTTACAAGTTTGAATGATGACCAGGACAGTGATGACATGAACTCTGACCTAGAAGAGGACATACCTGTCCCTTCTGTTCCCATTTGCATAAATAAGCACATTGGTTATATTTTGGGAACAATTTTAAGCAGCGATGAAGAGGATGATGTGAATTCCTCATCTGAAGATGATGATTGGGATGAGGATGATGGTTTTGACAGTGAAGGATCAGTATCTACCACAGACAGTGGCTCTCCTGTCCCAGAGGAAGCTGTACTTTGGAACCCCCTTTGTACCCCTGATCCTTACAACCCTCAGAACTTTACTGCCAGTTTACAAACTGGAACTGTTGCTGAGGAAAACTCCCATTCTGTGGATGGGCAGGAACACATACTGTCTGATGAAGAATCATGGTGTGACAGTGATGCAGTGTCATGCAGTGACAGTGAGGATGAATGTAGTGCTGATGAAGAGGGAAACCTTAAACTTTGGAATGCTTTCTTAAAATCTGATGACCCCTACAATCCTATGTACTTTAAAGCCTCTGTGCAAACctctcagaaaaaaaaaatgattagtgACACTGCAAGTAAACATTCAGAGCTTGCTTGTACAAACCCCACAAATTGTGAATTAACTTTAATATCTAGCTGCACAGGTGAACCTCAGATTTTACAGTTTAAAAAGACGCATAATGTGCCCATAGAGGAAAGTGCCAATCGTGGACATAGAAAG GTGACCTTCCATGACAAAGTCACTGTATACTATGTGTGTAATGAAGAGGAGCGCAAAGGTCACTGGGAGGAGTTTGCGCGGGACCGCTGTCGATTTCAACGGCGCATTCAAGAAACCGAATCTACAATTGGACATTGCTTGAATCATGATCACAGGCAAAGGATATGGAACAGAATGCAAGAAAAATGGGGCAGCTAG